A stretch of the Macaca thibetana thibetana isolate TM-01 chromosome X, ASM2454274v1, whole genome shotgun sequence genome encodes the following:
- the ARSH gene encoding arylsulfatase H: MTRNARPNIVLLMADDLGVGDLCCYGNNSVSTPNIDRLANEGVRLTQHLAAASMCTPSRAAFLTGRYPIRSGMVSPYNLNRALTWLGGSGGLPTNETTFAKLLQHRGYRTGLIGKWHLGLSCASRNDHCYHPLNHGFHYFYGVPFGLLSDCQASKTPELHRWLRIKLWISTVAIALVPFLLLIPKFARWFSVPWKVIFVFALLAFLFFTSWYSSYGFTRRWNCILMRNHEIIQQPMKEEKVASLMLKEALAFIERVKREPFLLFFSFLHVHTPLISKEKFVGHSKYGRYGDNVEEMDWMVGKILDALDRECLANNTLVYFTSDNGGHLEPLDGAVQLGGWNGIYKGGKGMGGWEGGIRVPGIFRWPSVLEAGRVINEPTSLMDIYPTLSYIGGGILPQDRVIDGRNLMPLLEGRASYSDHEFLFHYCGVYLHTVRWHQKDCATVWKAHYVTPKFYPDGTGACYGSGICSCSGDVTYHDPPLLFDISRDPSEALPLNPDNEPLFDSVIKKMEAAIKEHRRTLTPVPQQFSVFNTIWKPWLQPCCGTFPFCGCDKEDDILPTAP; this comes from the exons ATGACAAGAAACGCCAGACCCAACATCGTCCTGCTGATGGCAGATGACCTTGGAGTGGGGGATTTGTGCTGCTACGGTAATAACTCAGTGAG CACACCTAATATTGACCGCCTGGCGAATGAGGGAGTGAGGCTCACCCAGCATCTCGCAGCTGCTTCCATGTGCACCCCAAGTCGGGCTGCCTTCCTGACCGGCCGGTACCCCATCAGATCAG GGATGGTGTCTCCCTACAACCTCAACCGTGCCCTCACGTGGCTTGGTGGTTCAGGTGGTCTTCCTACCAATGAAACGACTTTTGCCAAGCTGCTGCAGCACCGTGGCTACCGCACGGGACTCATAG gcAAATGGCACCTGGGTTTGAGCTGCGCCTCTCGGAATGATCACTGCTACCACCCGCTCAACCATGGTTTTCACTACTTTTATGGGGTGCCTTTCGGACTTTTAAGCGACTGCCAGGCATCCAAGACACCAGAACTGCACCGCTGGCTCAGGATCAAATTGTGGATCTCCACGGTGGCCATTGCCCTGGTTCCTTTTCTGCTTCTCATTCCCAAGTTCGCCCGCTGGTTCTCAGTGCCGTGGAAGGTCATCTTTGTCTTTGCTCTCCTGgcctttctgtttttcacttcctGGTACTCCAGTTATGGATTTACTCGACGTTGGAATTGCATCCTTATGAGGAACCATGAAATTATCCAGCAGCCGATGAAAGAGGAGAAAGTAGCTTCCCTCATGCTGAAGGAGGCGCTAGCTTTCATTGAAAG GGTCAAACGGGaaccttttctcctctttttttcgtTCTTGCACGTACATACTCCACTCATCTCCAAAGAGAAGTTTGTTGGGCACAGTAAATATGGCAGGTATGGGGacaatgtagaagaaatggattgGATGGTGG GTAAAATTCTGGATGCCCTAGACCGGGAGTGCCTGGCCAACAACACCTTGGTGTACTTCACCTCTGACAACGGGGGCCACCTGGAGCCCCTGGACGGGGCTGTTCAGCTGGGCGGCTGGAACGGGATCTACAAAG GTGGCAAAGGAAtgggaggatgggaaggaggTATCCGTGTGCCAGGGATATTCCGGTGGCCGTCGGTCTTGGAGGCTGGGAGAGTGATCAATGAGCCCACTAGCCTAATGGACATCTATCCGACGCTGTCTTATATAGGCGGAGGGATCTTGCCCCAGGACAG AGTGATTGACGGCCGGAACCTAATGCCCCTGCTGGAAGGAAGGGCGTCCTACTCCGACCATGAGTTCCTATTCCACTACTGTGGGGTCTATCTGCACACGGTCAGGTGGCATCAGAAGGACT GTGCAACTGTGTGGAAAGCTCATTATGTGACTCCCAAATTCTACCCTGATGGAACTGGTGCCTGCTATGGGAGTGGAATATGTTCATGTTCAGGGGATGTAACCTACCACGACCCACCACTCCTCTTTGACATCTCAAGAGACCCTTCAGAAGCCCTTCCACTGAACCCTGACAATGAACCATTATTTGACTCCGTGATCAAGAAGATGGAGGCAGCCATAAAAGAGCATCGTAGGACACTAACACCTGTCCCACAGCAGTTCTCTGTGTTCAACACAATTTGGAAACCATGGCTGCAGCCATGCTGTGGGACCTTCCCCTTCTGTGGGTGTGACAAGGAAGATGACATCCTTCCCACAGCTCCCTGA